One Exiguobacterium sp. BMC-KP genomic window, GCAACAAGAGCATACAAGCCGATCTCAAGCGAGAAGATCGTCGCCGCACTGATGACGATCGTTCCGTCAAGCAAAGCAATACACAGATGGAGCGGCAACTTCGTGAAACGATGCAGGATTTGCGCGATCAAATCCATCCCACCGGTCGAAGCGCGACCACGGAAGATCAGACCCAGTCCGATTCCGACACCGGCACCGCCGAAAATCGCAGCAAGCATCGGATTCGTCGTCGCAGCCGGAACGTCGAACCGTTCATACACGAGGATGACGACCGGTAAGAAGATCGAACCGACGAGTGATTTGACACCAAAGCCCATCCCGAGGATCATCCAGCCGATTGCCAGCAAAACAACGTTTGCGACGAGCTGGAATAACCCGGGTGAGATGCCAAACAGATCGTTTAAGACGATCGATAACCCACTGACGCCTCCTGAGGCGAGTTGATTTGGTGCTAAAAATAAACTAAAGGCACTTGCGACGAACAAGGACCCGATTAACAAATACGCATAATCGCGCACGACTTCCTGACGTGTCGATGTCATGACATTCCATTTCCCCTTATCGATTGATTCTCGTGTTTCATTTTAGCGGAAAAGTCAGACAACGACTAGATAGGCGGAACAACTCACAGTGTTCCCTTTATACCGCACTAAAGGGTGGACTGTAGCGGACGATTCCGCTGACACCACGCAAAGCGTTCCGTTCGAGCGCAAGAACGAGGAATACTTCCGGCGGGACAGGGAACGGTGGCTCAATGCCGTAGTCGACCGCCCGTTCAAAACCGAACTGCGGATAA contains:
- a CDS encoding YitT family protein — protein: MTSTRQEVVRDYAYLLIGSLFVASAFSLFLAPNQLASGGVSGLSIVLNDLFGISPGLFQLVANVVLLAIGWMILGMGFGVKSLVGSIFLPVVILVYERFDVPAATTNPMLAAIFGGAGVGIGLGLIFRGRASTGGMDLIAQILHRFTKLPLHLCIALLDGTIVISAATIFSLEIGLYALVALFITIKMIDVVQLGITNDKLAYIISDQREALVKEIFETLDRGATEIEAAGAFTRTRKPMLMVVVRQGEITTLKEIVKHIDPSAFLVVSEAHEVLGLGFTDDKRYRNVP